One genomic window of Panicum hallii strain FIL2 chromosome 6, PHallii_v3.1, whole genome shotgun sequence includes the following:
- the LOC112897765 gene encoding pathogenesis-related protein 1A-like — protein MASMAQNTAQEQEFLSLHNAARREVGVEDVVWDETVAAFARVYAAKRAGDCNLQHSDQAERDNLGYGENIAVGFPGSDLKVAAAVQMWVNEKQDYDSASGRCMKGRPEELMCGHYTQVVWRNTKAIGCARVKCDNGGIFIT, from the coding sequence ATGGCCTCCATGGCTCAGAACACGGCGCAAGAGCAGGAGTTCCTTTCGCTCCACAATGCTGCCCGTCGTGAGGTGGGTGTTGAGGATGTGGTATGGGATGAGACCGTGGCTGCGTTTGCACGGGTCTACGCAGCGAAACGTGCCGGTGACTGCAATCTCCAGCACTCGGACCAGGCTGAGCGTGACAACCTTGGCTACGGTGAAAACATTGCCGTGGGCTTCCCTGGCAGCGACTTGAAGGTGGCTGCAGCCGTGCAAATGTGGGTGAATGAAAAGCAAGACTACGACAGTGCTAGTGGCAGGTGCATGAAAGGGCGGCCGGAGGAGCTGATGTGTGGGCACTACACGCAGGTGGTTTGGCGCAACACTAAGGCCATCGGTTGCGCGCGCGTCAAGTGTGACAATGGTGGCATCTTCATCACCTGA